In the genome of Streptococcus mitis, one region contains:
- a CDS encoding amino acid ABC transporter substrate-binding protein, whose translation MKSKKWIFVLCSFIASFFLVACQSGSNGSQSAVEAIKQKGKLVVATSPDYAPFEFQALVDGKNQVVGADIDMAQAIADELGVKLEISSMSFDNVLTSLQTGKADLAVAGISATDERKEVFDFSIPYYENKISFLVRKADVEKYKDLTSLESANIAAQKGTVPESMVKEQLPKAQLTSLTNMGEAVNELQAGKVDAVHMDEPVALSYAAKNADLAVATVSLKMKDGEANAVALRKNSADLKEVVDKIIQKLKDDGTYQKYLEKAATLTEVEQ comes from the coding sequence ATGAAATCAAAAAAATGGATATTTGTTTTATGTAGTTTTATTGCAAGTTTTTTCTTAGTAGCTTGCCAGTCGGGTTCTAATGGTTCTCAGTCAGCTGTTGAGGCCATTAAGCAAAAGGGGAAATTGGTTGTAGCGACTAGTCCTGACTATGCACCTTTTGAATTCCAAGCCTTGGTTGACGGAAAAAATCAGGTTGTTGGTGCGGATATTGACATGGCCCAAGCTATCGCTGATGAACTTGGGGTTAAGTTGGAAATCTCAAGCATGAGTTTTGACAATGTTTTGACCAGTCTTCAAACTGGTAAGGCTGACCTAGCAGTTGCGGGAATTAGCGCTACTGACGAGAGAAAAGAAGTCTTTGACTTTTCAATTCCTTACTATGAAAACAAGATTAGTTTCTTGGTTCGTAAGGCTGATGTAGAAAAATACAAGGATTTAACTAGCCTAGAAAGTGCCAATATTGCAGCGCAAAAAGGGACTGTTCCAGAGTCTATGGTCAAGGAACAATTGCCAAAAGCTCAATTGACTTCCCTAACCAATATGGGTGAAGCTGTCAATGAATTGCAGGCTGGAAAAGTAGATGCTGTTCATATGGATGAGCCTGTTGCTCTTAGCTATGCTGCTAAAAACGCCGACCTAGCTGTCGCAACTGTCAGCTTGAAGATGAAGGATGGCGAAGCCAATGCCGTTGCCCTTAGAAAAAATAGTGCTGATTTGAAAGAAGTGGTGGACAAGATCATCCAAAAACTCAAGGATGATGGTACTTACCAAAAATATCTTGAAAAAGCGGCAACTCTAACAGAAGTTGAGCAATAA
- a CDS encoding GntR family transcriptional regulator: MKKQSKYQEVVSYLKNSIESGRFPTGSRLPSIRQLSLDFHCSKDTIQRALLELRHEQYLYAKPQSGYYVLEQGQHQDLEIEVTDEHASAYDDFRLCVNETLIGRENYLFNYYDNQEGLEDLRQSIHKLLFDQALYCKTDQLVLTSGTQQALFILSQISFPSQAKEILVEQPTYHRMNRLLIAQGLDYQTIERGIEGIDLEELEGHFKTGKIKLFYTIPRFHYPLGHSYSEQDKRAILDLAAKYGVYIVEDDYLGDLDSKKGQTFHYLDTEERVIYIKSFSTSLFPALRITALILPNAIKEAFVAYKNILDYDSNLIMQKALSLYIDSQLFEKNRLARLANQEAYQKQIEERLAKLTCPLPHFPLHDGLLLDLRPYPKIASLKHSQLGLDFFEEAYLDTCPYQFTKVSLDNLENVLNYLKAELE; the protein is encoded by the coding sequence ATGAAGAAACAAAGTAAGTACCAAGAGGTCGTTTCCTATCTGAAAAATAGTATCGAGTCTGGACGCTTTCCGACGGGAAGCCGCCTGCCTTCTATCCGTCAACTAAGCCTTGACTTCCACTGTAGCAAGGACACCATTCAGCGAGCCTTGTTGGAATTACGGCACGAACAATACCTTTATGCCAAGCCCCAAAGTGGCTACTATGTCCTAGAACAAGGGCAACACCAGGACCTAGAAATCGAGGTTACGGACGAACATGCCAGCGCCTATGATGATTTCCGACTCTGTGTCAATGAAACCTTGATTGGCCGAGAAAACTACCTCTTTAACTACTATGATAACCAAGAAGGTTTAGAAGACCTGAGACAGTCCATTCATAAACTCCTCTTTGACCAAGCCCTCTACTGCAAGACTGACCAACTAGTACTGACTTCTGGAACCCAACAAGCCTTGTTTATCCTCTCTCAAATATCCTTTCCTAGCCAAGCCAAGGAAATCTTGGTAGAACAACCGACCTACCATCGGATGAATCGCCTCTTGATTGCTCAAGGCTTGGACTATCAAACGATTGAACGAGGCATTGAAGGGATTGACTTGGAGGAGCTGGAAGGTCACTTCAAAACAGGAAAAATTAAACTTTTCTACACCATTCCTCGTTTTCACTATCCTCTGGGGCATTCCTATTCTGAGCAGGACAAACGAGCCATTCTTGACTTAGCAGCCAAGTATGGTGTTTATATCGTAGAGGACGATTATTTGGGAGATTTGGACTCCAAGAAGGGCCAGACCTTCCACTATCTGGATACAGAGGAGCGGGTCATTTACATCAAGTCCTTCTCAACCAGCCTCTTTCCAGCCCTGCGGATAACGGCACTCATTCTGCCAAATGCTATCAAGGAAGCCTTTGTAGCCTACAAAAATATCCTAGACTACGACAGCAACCTCATCATGCAAAAGGCCCTGTCACTCTATATTGACAGTCAATTGTTTGAAAAAAATCGTCTAGCTCGCTTGGCCAATCAGGAAGCTTACCAGAAGCAAATCGAGGAAAGGTTAGCTAAATTGACTTGCCCCCTTCCTCATTTCCCTCTACACGATGGTTTATTGCTAGACCTGAGACCGTACCCTAAAATTGCCAGTCTCAAACACAGCCAACTGGGCTTGGACTTCTTTGAGGAGGCTTACTTGGATACCTGCCCTTATCAATTTACCAAGGTGTCCTTAGACAATCTGGAAAATGTTTTAAACTATTTAAAAGCAGAATTGGAATGA
- a CDS encoding alpha-acetolactate decarboxylase, protein MDKNVQEPVKLFQYNTLGALMAGLYGGTMTVGELLEHGDLGLGTLDSIDGELIVLDGKAYQAKGSGEQPEIVEVSPDALIPYAAVVPHQAEVIFRQRFEMTDKELEERIESYYDGENLFRSIKIRGEFSHMHVRMIPKSTPDTKFADVATHQPEYSRDNVVGTIVGFWTPEIFHGVSVAGYHLHFISDDLTFGGHVMDFVIKEGIIEVGAVDQLDQRFPVQDRQYLFAKFNVDEMRKDIEKAE, encoded by the coding sequence ATGGATAAGAACGTGCAGGAACCAGTGAAATTATTTCAATACAATACCCTTGGAGCCTTGATGGCCGGCCTTTATGGTGGTACCATGACAGTGGGAGAATTGCTAGAGCATGGTGATCTTGGCTTGGGAACCTTGGATTCTATTGATGGAGAATTGATTGTCTTGGATGGAAAGGCTTATCAGGCCAAGGGGTCAGGAGAGCAACCAGAAATTGTGGAAGTGTCACCAGATGCCCTTATTCCTTACGCTGCAGTGGTACCGCATCAGGCAGAGGTCATTTTCCGCCAGCGCTTTGAGATGACAGACAAGGAATTGGAAGAGCGAATCGAGTCTTATTATGATGGGGAAAATCTTTTCCGCTCTATCAAGATTCGGGGGGAATTTTCACATATGCATGTGCGCATGATTCCTAAGTCGACACCAGATACCAAGTTTGCTGATGTCGCAACCCATCAACCGGAATATAGTCGTGACAATGTGGTGGGAACCATCGTTGGTTTCTGGACGCCAGAGATTTTCCATGGAGTCAGTGTGGCAGGCTACCATCTGCACTTCATCTCAGATGATTTGACTTTCGGTGGACATGTCATGGACTTTGTTATCAAGGAAGGCATTATCGAGGTGGGAGCAGTTGATCAGTTGGATCAACGTTTCCCAGTCCAAGATCGTCAATACTTGTTTGCTAAGTTCAATGTTGACGAGATGAGAAAAGATATTGAAAAGGCAGAATAG
- the murB gene encoding UDP-N-acetylenolpyruvoylglucosamine reductase (catalyzes the reduction of UDP-N-acetylglucosamine enolpyruvate to form UDP-N-acetylmuramate in peptidoglycan biosynthesis) produces the protein MSVREKMLEILEGIDIRFKEPLHSYSYTKVGGEADYLVFPRNRFELARVVKFANQENIPWMVLGNASNIIVRDGGIRGFVILCDKLNNVSVDGYTIEAEAGANLIETTRIALRHSLTGFEFACGIPGSVGGAVFMNAGAYGGEIAHILQSCKVLTKDGEIETLSAKDLAFGYRHSAIQESGAVVLSAKFALAPGNHQVIKQEMERLTHLRELKQPLEYPSCGSVFKRPVGHFAGQLISEAGLKGYRIGGVEVSEKHAGFMINVADGTAKDYEDLIESVIEKVKEHSGVTLEREVRILGESK, from the coding sequence ATGTCTGTAAGAGAAAAAATGCTTGAAATCTTAGAAGGAATTGATATCCGTTTTAAGGAACCCTTGCATAGCTATAGTTATACAAAAGTAGGTGGAGAGGCTGATTATCTGGTCTTTCCACGAAATCGTTTTGAGTTGGCGCGCGTTGTTAAATTTGCCAATCAAGAAAATATCCCTTGGATGGTTCTTGGAAATGCCAGCAACATCATCGTTCGCGATGGTGGAATTCGTGGATTTGTCATCTTGTGTGACAAGCTCAATAATGTTTCGGTTGATGGCTATACCATCGAAGCAGAAGCTGGTGCCAACTTGATTGAAACAACTCGCATTGCCCTGCGCCATAGTTTGACTGGTTTTGAGTTTGCTTGTGGCATTCCTGGGAGTGTTGGTGGAGCTGTCTTTATGAATGCGGGTGCCTATGGTGGCGAGATTGCCCACATCTTGCAGTCTTGTAAGGTTTTGACCAAGGATGGAGAAATCGAGACTCTGTCTGCCAAGGACTTGGCTTTTGGTTACCGCCATTCAGCTATTCAGGAGTCTGGTGCAGTTGTCTTGTCAGCTAAATTTGCCCTAGCTCCAGGAAACCATCAGGTCATCAAGCAAGAAATGGAACGCTTGACGCATCTACGTGAACTTAAACAACCTTTAGAATACCCATCTTGTGGTTCGGTCTTTAAACGTCCAGTAGGGCATTTTGCAGGTCAATTAATTTCAGAAGCCGGCTTGAAAGGCTATCGTATCGGTGGTGTAGAAGTGTCTGAAAAGCACGCAGGATTTATGATCAATGTCGCAGACGGAACGGCCAAAGACTACGAGGACTTGATTGAGTCTGTGATTGAAAAAGTCAAGGAGCACTCAGGTGTTACACTTGAGAGAGAAGTTCGTATCTTGGGTGAAAGCAAGTAG
- a CDS encoding spermidine/putrescine ABC transporter ATP-binding protein: MKKPIIEFKNVSKVFEDSNTKVLKDINFELEEGKFYTLLGASGSGKSTILNIIAGLLDATTGDIMLDGVRINDIPTNKRDVHTVFQSYALFPHMNVFENVAFPLRLRKIDKKEIEQRVAEVLKMVQLEGYEKRSIRKLSGGQRQRVAIARAIINQPRVVLLDEPLSALDLKLRTDMQYELRELQQRLGITFVFVTHDQEEALAMSDWIFVMNDGEIVQSGTPVDIYDEPINHFVATFIGESNILPGTMIEDYLVEFNGKRFEAVDGGMKPNEPVEVVIRPEDLRITLPEEGKLQVKVDTQLFRGVHYEIIAYDELGNEWMIHSTRKAIVGEEIGLDFEPEDIHIMRLNETEEEFDARIEEYVEIEEQEAGLINAIEEERDEENKL; encoded by the coding sequence TTGAAAAAACCAATTATCGAATTCAAAAACGTCTCTAAAGTTTTTGAAGACAGCAACACCAAGGTTCTCAAAGACATCAACTTTGAGTTGGAAGAAGGGAAGTTTTACACCCTTTTAGGAGCATCTGGTTCAGGGAAATCAACTATCCTAAATATTATTGCAGGTTTACTGGATGCGACGACAGGAGATATCATGCTAGACGGTGTCCGTATCAATGATATCCCAACCAACAAGCGAGACGTCCATACGGTCTTCCAATCTTATGCCTTGTTCCCACATATGAATGTGTTTGAAAATGTTGCCTTTCCGCTCCGCTTGCGTAAAATTGATAAGAAAGAAATCGAGCAGCGTGTAGCAGAAGTTCTCAAGATGGTTCAGTTGGAAGGTTATGAAAAACGTTCCATCCGTAAACTCTCTGGAGGACAACGTCAGCGTGTGGCTATTGCCCGTGCCATCATCAACCAACCCCGTGTGGTTTTGTTGGATGAGCCCTTATCAGCGCTGGACTTGAAATTAAGAACAGACATGCAGTACGAACTCCGTGAACTGCAACAACGATTGGGCATTACCTTCGTCTTTGTCACCCACGATCAGGAAGAAGCTCTTGCCATGAGTGACTGGATTTTCGTTATGAATGATGGCGAGATTGTCCAGTCTGGAACACCTGTGGATATCTATGATGAGCCAATCAACCACTTTGTTGCCACCTTTATTGGTGAGTCAAACATCTTGCCAGGTACCATGATTGAGGACTACTTGGTTGAGTTTAACGGCAAACGCTTTGAAGCGGTCGATGGTGGGATGAAGCCAAATGAACCAGTCGAAGTCGTCATTCGTCCAGAAGACTTGCGCATTACTCTTCCTGAAGAAGGCAAGCTCCAAGTTAAGGTTGATACTCAGCTCTTCCGTGGGGTTCACTATGAGATTATCGCCTATGACGAACTAGGAAATGAATGGATGATTCACTCGACTCGTAAGGCCATCGTGGGTGAGGAAATCGGTCTGGACTTTGAACCAGAAGACATCCACATCATGCGTCTCAACGAAACCGAAGAAGAGTTTGATGCCCGTATCGAAGAGTACGTGGAAATCGAAGAGCAAGAAGCAGGTCTGATCAATGCAATCGAGGAGGAAAGAGATGAAGAAAACAAGCTCTAA
- a CDS encoding spermidine/putrescine ABC transporter permease — protein sequence MKKTSSKLFVVPYMLWIALFVLAPLVLIFGQSFFNIEGQFSLENYKSYFASQNLTYLKMSFNSVLYAGIVTFVTLLISYPTALFLTRLKHRQLWLMLIILPTWINLLLKAYAFIGIFGQNGSINQFLEFIGIGSQQLLFTDFSFIFVASYIELPFMILPIFNVLDDMDNNLINASYDLGATKWETFRHVIFPLSMNGVRSGVQSVFIPSLSLFMLTRLIGGNRVITLGTAIEQNFLTNDNYGMGSTIGVILILTMFITMWVTKERRER from the coding sequence ATGAAGAAAACAAGCTCTAAACTCTTTGTAGTGCCCTACATGCTCTGGATTGCCCTCTTTGTGTTGGCACCCTTGGTCTTGATTTTTGGTCAATCCTTTTTCAACATCGAAGGACAGTTCAGTTTAGAAAATTATAAATCTTACTTTGCGTCACAAAACTTGACCTATCTCAAAATGAGTTTCAACTCTGTGCTTTATGCAGGAATTGTGACCTTTGTAACCCTCCTTATCAGCTATCCAACAGCCCTCTTTTTGACCCGCCTCAAGCACCGTCAACTCTGGCTCATGCTGATTATTCTGCCAACTTGGATCAATTTGCTCCTCAAGGCCTACGCCTTTATCGGGATTTTTGGTCAGAATGGCTCTATTAACCAATTCTTGGAATTTATCGGAATCGGTTCGCAGCAGTTGCTCTTTACTGATTTCTCCTTTATCTTTGTCGCAAGCTATATCGAGCTTCCCTTTATGATTTTGCCGATTTTTAATGTCTTGGACGATATGGATAACAACCTCATCAATGCCAGCTATGACCTCGGTGCGACCAAGTGGGAAACCTTCCGCCATGTCATCTTTCCTCTATCGATGAATGGTGTGCGAAGTGGGGTTCAGTCGGTCTTTATCCCTAGTTTGAGCCTCTTCATGCTGACACGTTTGATTGGTGGTAACCGCGTTATCACGCTGGGAACGGCTATTGAGCAAAACTTCCTGACCAATGACAACTATGGAATGGGTTCTACCATCGGTGTGATTCTTATCCTGACCATGTTCATCACCATGTGGGTGACTAAGGAAAGGAGAGAACGATGA
- a CDS encoding spermidine/putrescine ABC transporter permease — MKKFANLYLGLVFLVLYLPIFYLIGYAFNAGNDMNSFTGFSLSHFKTMFGDGRLMLIVTQTFFLAFLSALIATIIGTFGAIYIYQSRKKYQEAFLSLNNILMVAPDVMIGASFLILFTQLKFSLGFLTVLSSHVAFSIPIVVLMVLPRLKEMNGDMIHAAYDLGASQFQMFKEIMLPYLTPSIIAGYFMAFTYSLDDFAVTFFVTGNGFSTLSVEIYSRARKGISLEINALSALVFLFSIILVVGYYFISREKEEQA, encoded by the coding sequence ATGAAAAAATTTGCCAACCTTTATCTGGGACTGGTCTTTCTTGTCCTCTACCTGCCGATTTTTTACCTGATTGGCTATGCCTTTAATGCAGGCAACGACATGAATAGCTTTACAGGCTTTAGCTTGAGCCATTTTAAAACCATGTTTGGCGATGGTCGCCTCATGTTGATTGTGACTCAGACCTTTTTCTTGGCCTTTCTGTCAGCCTTGATAGCGACCATTATCGGGACTTTTGGTGCCATTTACATCTACCAGTCTCGTAAGAAATACCAGGAAGCCTTTCTATCACTCAATAATATCCTCATGGTTGCGCCTGACGTTATGATTGGTGCCAGCTTCTTGATTCTCTTTACCCAACTCAAGTTTTCACTTGGCTTTTTGACCGTTCTATCTAGTCACGTGGCCTTCTCTATTCCTATCGTGGTCTTGATGGTTTTGCCTCGTCTCAAGGAAATGAACGGCGACATGATTCATGCGGCCTATGACCTGGGAGCCAGTCAATTTCAGATGTTCAAGGAAATCATGCTTCCTTACCTGACTCCGTCTATCATTGCAGGTTATTTCATGGCTTTCACCTATTCGCTAGATGACTTTGCTGTGACCTTCTTTGTAACGGGAAATGGCTTTTCAACCCTGTCCGTCGAGATTTATTCTCGTGCTCGTAAGGGGATTTCGCTAGAAATCAATGCCCTTTCTGCCCTTGTCTTTCTCTTTAGTATTATCCTAGTGGTTGGATATTACTTTATCTCACGTGAGAAGGAGGAGCAAGCATGA
- a CDS encoding spermidine/putrescine ABC transporter substrate-binding protein, with protein sequence MKKLYSFLAGIAAIILVLWGIATHLDSKINSRDSQKLVIYNWGDYIDPELLEQFTEETGIQVQYETFDSNEAMYTKIKQGGTTYDIAIPSEYMINKMKDEDLLVPLDYSKLEGLENIGSEFLNQSFDPGNKFSIPYFWGTLGIVYNETMVDEAPEHWDDLWKPEYKNSIMLFDGAREVLGLGLNSLGYSLNSKDPQQLEETVDKLYKLTPNIKAIVADEMKGYMIQNNAAIGVTFSGEASQMLEKNENLRYVVPTEASNLWFDNMVIPKTVKNQDAAYAFINFMLKPENALKNAEYVGYSTPNLPAKELLPEEKKEDKAFYPDAETMKHLEVYEKFDHKWTGKYSDLFLQFKMYRK encoded by the coding sequence ATGAAAAAACTCTATTCATTTTTAGCAGGAATTGCAGCGATTATCCTGGTCTTGTGGGGAATTGCGACGCATCTAGATAGTAAAATCAATAGCCGAGATAGTCAAAAACTGGTTATCTACAACTGGGGGGACTATATCGATCCAGAACTCTTGGAGCAATTCACAGAAGAAACAGGTATCCAAGTCCAGTACGAGACCTTTGACTCCAACGAAGCCATGTATACCAAGATCAAGCAGGGTGGAACGACCTACGACATTGCCATTCCTAGTGAATACATGATTAACAAGATGAAGGACGAAGACCTCTTGGTACCGCTTGACTATTCAAAACTTGAAGGTCTTGAAAATATCGGATCAGAGTTTCTCAACCAGTCCTTTGACCCAGGTAATAAATTCTCCATCCCTTACTTCTGGGGAACCTTAGGAATTGTCTACAATGAAACCATGGTAGATGAAGCGCCTGAGCATTGGGATGACCTTTGGAAGCCAGAGTATAAGAACTCTATCATGCTCTTTGATGGGGCGCGTGAGGTATTGGGACTCGGGCTTAACTCGCTTGGTTACAGCCTCAACTCCAAGGATCCCCAGCAGTTGGAAGAGACAGTGGATAAGCTCTACAAGTTGACTCCAAATATCAAGGCCATCGTTGCCGACGAGATGAAGGGCTACATGATTCAGAACAACGCTGCTATCGGCGTGACCTTCTCTGGTGAAGCCAGCCAAATGCTAGAAAAAAATGAAAATCTACGCTATGTGGTACCGACAGAGGCCAGCAACCTTTGGTTTGACAATATGGTCATTCCCAAAACAGTCAAAAACCAAGACGCAGCCTATGCATTTATCAACTTTATGTTGAAACCCGAAAATGCTCTTAAAAATGCAGAGTATGTTGGCTATTCAACACCAAACCTACCAGCTAAGGAATTGCTCCCAGAGGAGAAAAAAGAAGACAAGGCCTTCTATCCAGATGCTGAAA